A portion of the Salvelinus alpinus chromosome 33, SLU_Salpinus.1, whole genome shotgun sequence genome contains these proteins:
- the LOC139562979 gene encoding bromodomain-containing protein 7-like isoform X1 produces the protein MGKKHKKHKSEKYEEYGERPLKLVLKVAGNEVTTGSSSFENTFDEHPDLEKHKDKKKKKKGDKMTKKKKGQDADTDWDDREASRTPIHSDLASSLNKVEEKELTPLQEALSQLIRQLQRKDPSAFFSFPVTDLIAPGYSTIIKRPMDFSAMKEKVKNEFYQSLEELKEDFRIMCENAMIYNKPETIYHKAARKLLHSGMKILRPERLESLRQSIEFMADLENPANQLSKTGEVGNSSMDQCKDGPSPTDPSETAQSAPNTPRKDNDSKDKVSKVVSQAEKELEEIRKLIDDSGGKLSNRGLESELDFERRKSDGSTTLAILNPVDLVAGDVGYCPVKLGMMSNRLQSGLNTLQGFKEDKRNMVTPVSYMNYGPYTSYAPAYDSSFANIGKEDTDLIYSFYGEEASLQGSESLSEFLSKSEDHMYKLADNLLDALINGEHSKTLRETCPDEQGPTETSETGDKDMEVVEPEASKQAVSRLASLGSVIGLNFLNPPDLLSEEAQHFQQKLDETTKLLRELQEAQRERLSVKQPLNICLLALTTKELQLAEKVTGNLAQLTSQVAPGDVSSVYGIRRAMGIAIPLEADEPLIDLTTVDAEPMDTVPEVQQIPVIAV, from the exons AGTACGGGGAGAGACCACTTAAATTGGTTCTCAAGGTTGCTGGAAATGAGGTGACGACTGGAAGCTCGAGCTTTGAAAACACATTTGATGAACATCCAGATTTAGAGAAACACAAGgacaagaaaaagaagaagaaagggGATAAG ATGACAAAGAAGAAGAAGGGACAGGACGCTGATACAGACTGGGATGATAGGGAGGCGAGCAGGACCCCTATCCATTCAGATCTGGCATCCTCCTTGAATAAAGTGGAAG AGAAAGAACTGACCCCACTGCAGGAAGCCTTGAGTCAACTCATCAGACAGCTCCAAAG GAAAGACCCAAGTGCGTTTTTCTCGTTCCCTGTGACTGACCTCATCGCTCCTGGCTACTCCACGATCATCAAGCGGCCCATGGACTTCAGCGCAATGAAGGAGAAAGTCAAGAATGAGTTTTACCAGTCACTAGAGGAGCTCAAG GAGGACTTCAGGATCATGTGTGAGAATGCTATGATCTACAACAAGCCAGAGACCATTTACCACAAAGCTGCCAGGAAGCTGCTCCACTCTGGCATGAAGATCCTCCGCCCG GAGAGGCTTGAGAGCCTGAGGCAGAGTATTGAGTTCATGGCTGACCTAGAGAACCCAGCCAACCAGTTAAGTAAGACTGGAGAGGTGGGAAACTCAAGCATGGACCAGTGTAAAGATGGCCCCAGCCCCACAGATCCTAGCGAGACTGCCCAGTCTGCACCAAACACTCCCAG GAAAGACAACGACTCCAAAGACAAAGTGTCCAAGGTCGTCAGTCAGGCAGAGAAGGAGCTTGAGGAGATCCGCAAGCTCATTGACGATTCAGGAGGCAAACTGTCCAACAGAGGGCTGGAGAGTGAG CTGGACTTTGAGAGGAGAAAGTCTGATGGTTCCACCACACTGGCAATCCTGAACCCAGTTGATCTTGTTGCTGGAG ATGTGGGCTACTGCCCTGTGAAGCTGGGCATGATGTCCAACCGGCTGCAGAGTGGCCTCAACACCCTGCAGGGCTTCAAGGAGGACAAGAGGAACATGGTCACACCAG TATCGTACATGAACTATGGTCCGTACACCTCCTACGCACCCGCCTACGACTCGAGCTTCGCCAACATCGGGAAAGAGGACACTGACCTGATCTACTCCTTCTATGGAGAGGAAGCCAGCCTCCAGGGATCTGAGAG CCTCTCGGAGTTCCTGTCCAAATCGGAGGATCACATGTACAAACTGGCAGACAACCTCCTGGACGCGTTGATTAACGGGGAGCACTCCAAAACCCTGAGAGAG ACCTGTCCAGATGAGCAAGGGCCAACAGAAACCTCTGAGACTGGAGACAAGGACATGGAG GTGGTTGAACCCGAAGCCAGCAAGCAGGCTGTAAGCAGGCTAGCCTCCCTGGGCTCTGTGATCGGCTTGAACTTCCTGAATCCACCGGACCTCCTCTCTGAGG AGGCCCAACATTTCCAGCAGAAGTTGGATGAGACTACAAAGCTCCTCCGCGAGCTGCAGGAAGCGCAGAGGGAACGCTTGAGTGTCAAGCAGCCCCTTAACATCTGCCTGCTAGCCCTAACCACCAAGGAGCTGCAGCTGG CTGAGAAGGTGACTGGTAACCTGGCCCAACTGACCAGTCAGGTGGCTCCAGGAGATGTGAGCAGTGTGTATGGGATCAGGAGGGCCATGGGCATCGCTATACCCCTAGAGGCAGATGAACCACTCATAGACCTCACCACAG TGGATGCTGAGCCGATGGATACCGTGCCTGAAGTTCAGCAGATTCCAGTCATCGCAGTATAA
- the LOC139562979 gene encoding bromodomain-containing protein 7-like isoform X2: MKMTKKKKGQDADTDWDDREASRTPIHSDLASSLNKVEEKELTPLQEALSQLIRQLQRKDPSAFFSFPVTDLIAPGYSTIIKRPMDFSAMKEKVKNEFYQSLEELKEDFRIMCENAMIYNKPETIYHKAARKLLHSGMKILRPERLESLRQSIEFMADLENPANQLSKTGEVGNSSMDQCKDGPSPTDPSETAQSAPNTPRKDNDSKDKVSKVVSQAEKELEEIRKLIDDSGGKLSNRGLESELDFERRKSDGSTTLAILNPVDLVAGDVGYCPVKLGMMSNRLQSGLNTLQGFKEDKRNMVTPVSYMNYGPYTSYAPAYDSSFANIGKEDTDLIYSFYGEEASLQGSESLSEFLSKSEDHMYKLADNLLDALINGEHSKTLRETCPDEQGPTETSETGDKDMEVVEPEASKQAVSRLASLGSVIGLNFLNPPDLLSEEAQHFQQKLDETTKLLRELQEAQRERLSVKQPLNICLLALTTKELQLAEKVTGNLAQLTSQVAPGDVSSVYGIRRAMGIAIPLEADEPLIDLTTVDAEPMDTVPEVQQIPVIAV; encoded by the exons ATGACAAAGAAGAAGAAGGGACAGGACGCTGATACAGACTGGGATGATAGGGAGGCGAGCAGGACCCCTATCCATTCAGATCTGGCATCCTCCTTGAATAAAGTGGAAG AGAAAGAACTGACCCCACTGCAGGAAGCCTTGAGTCAACTCATCAGACAGCTCCAAAG GAAAGACCCAAGTGCGTTTTTCTCGTTCCCTGTGACTGACCTCATCGCTCCTGGCTACTCCACGATCATCAAGCGGCCCATGGACTTCAGCGCAATGAAGGAGAAAGTCAAGAATGAGTTTTACCAGTCACTAGAGGAGCTCAAG GAGGACTTCAGGATCATGTGTGAGAATGCTATGATCTACAACAAGCCAGAGACCATTTACCACAAAGCTGCCAGGAAGCTGCTCCACTCTGGCATGAAGATCCTCCGCCCG GAGAGGCTTGAGAGCCTGAGGCAGAGTATTGAGTTCATGGCTGACCTAGAGAACCCAGCCAACCAGTTAAGTAAGACTGGAGAGGTGGGAAACTCAAGCATGGACCAGTGTAAAGATGGCCCCAGCCCCACAGATCCTAGCGAGACTGCCCAGTCTGCACCAAACACTCCCAG GAAAGACAACGACTCCAAAGACAAAGTGTCCAAGGTCGTCAGTCAGGCAGAGAAGGAGCTTGAGGAGATCCGCAAGCTCATTGACGATTCAGGAGGCAAACTGTCCAACAGAGGGCTGGAGAGTGAG CTGGACTTTGAGAGGAGAAAGTCTGATGGTTCCACCACACTGGCAATCCTGAACCCAGTTGATCTTGTTGCTGGAG ATGTGGGCTACTGCCCTGTGAAGCTGGGCATGATGTCCAACCGGCTGCAGAGTGGCCTCAACACCCTGCAGGGCTTCAAGGAGGACAAGAGGAACATGGTCACACCAG TATCGTACATGAACTATGGTCCGTACACCTCCTACGCACCCGCCTACGACTCGAGCTTCGCCAACATCGGGAAAGAGGACACTGACCTGATCTACTCCTTCTATGGAGAGGAAGCCAGCCTCCAGGGATCTGAGAG CCTCTCGGAGTTCCTGTCCAAATCGGAGGATCACATGTACAAACTGGCAGACAACCTCCTGGACGCGTTGATTAACGGGGAGCACTCCAAAACCCTGAGAGAG ACCTGTCCAGATGAGCAAGGGCCAACAGAAACCTCTGAGACTGGAGACAAGGACATGGAG GTGGTTGAACCCGAAGCCAGCAAGCAGGCTGTAAGCAGGCTAGCCTCCCTGGGCTCTGTGATCGGCTTGAACTTCCTGAATCCACCGGACCTCCTCTCTGAGG AGGCCCAACATTTCCAGCAGAAGTTGGATGAGACTACAAAGCTCCTCCGCGAGCTGCAGGAAGCGCAGAGGGAACGCTTGAGTGTCAAGCAGCCCCTTAACATCTGCCTGCTAGCCCTAACCACCAAGGAGCTGCAGCTGG CTGAGAAGGTGACTGGTAACCTGGCCCAACTGACCAGTCAGGTGGCTCCAGGAGATGTGAGCAGTGTGTATGGGATCAGGAGGGCCATGGGCATCGCTATACCCCTAGAGGCAGATGAACCACTCATAGACCTCACCACAG TGGATGCTGAGCCGATGGATACCGTGCCTGAAGTTCAGCAGATTCCAGTCATCGCAGTATAA